A window of the Brassica napus cultivar Da-Ae unplaced genomic scaffold, Da-Ae ScsIHWf_1069;HRSCAF=1516, whole genome shotgun sequence genome harbors these coding sequences:
- the LOC125595455 gene encoding CRS2-associated factor 2, mitochondrial-like: MLSTRRSLALAKDSFLSLRNLQARFVSTEYYDPPFSPLSKPAKPAKKTKKTEQDQSPEPMTSPTAPVTSDLPFDFRYSYSETNPAIKPIGFREPKRFSPFGPGRLDRNWTGTCAPASLESDQRQWAVVRDKILGEALTEEEVAELVERYRHSDCSRQINLGKGGVTHNMIDDIHNHWKKAEAVRIKCLGVPTLDMDNICHHLEEKSGGKIVYRNINILVLYRGRNYDPKSRPTIPLMLWKPYPPIYPRLVKNVADGLTFEETKEMRNRGLHAPALMKLTRNGVYVNVVGRVREEFETEEVVRLDCTHVGMSDCKRIGVKLKDLVPCVPILFKDEQIILWRGKKN, encoded by the exons ATGCTTTCAACTCGCAGAAGCTTAGCTCTAGCGAAAGACTCGTTTTTGTCGCTACGTAATCTCCAAGCTCGATTCGTCTCTACAGAATACTATGACCCACCATTCTCCCCTCTCTCCAAACCCGCTAAACCagcgaagaagacgaagaaaacCGAGCAGGATCAGTCGCCGGAGCCGATGACTAGCCCGACGGCGCCGGTGACGTCAGACCTCCCTTTCGATTTTAGGTATTCCTATTCAGAAACCAACCCGGCAATCAAACCAATTGGGTTCCGTGAACCGAAACGGTTCTCTCCGTTCGGACCGGGTCGATTGGACCGGAACTGGACGGGCACTTGCGCTCCAGCTTCTCTGGAGAGTGATCAGAGGCAATGGGCGGTGGTAAGAGACAAGATTCTCGGCGAGGCGTTGACGGAGGAGGAAGTGGCTGAGCTCGTTGAACGGTACCGTCACAGTGATTGTTCACGCCAGATCAATCTCG GGAAAGGAGGAGTCACACACAATATGATAGATGACATTCATAACCATTGGAAGAAAGCCGAGGCAGTTAGGATTAAATGCTTGGGAGTACCTACTCTTGACATGGACAACATATGCCACCACCTCGAG GAAAAATCAGGTGGAAAGATTGTATACAGGAACATAAACATCCTAGTTTTGTACCGGGGAAGGAACTATGATCCGAAGAGTCGTCCCACCATACCACTCATGTTATGGAAGCCTTACCCACCAATATATCCAAGACTTGTAAAGAATGTCGCTGATGGCTTAACGTTTGAAGAGACCAAAGAGATGAGAAACCGTGGGCTTCACGCTCCTGCTCTTATGAAACTTA CTAGGAACGGTGTCTATGTTAATGTGGTGGGAAGAGTGAGGGAGGAGTTTGAAACAGAAGAGGTTGTGAGACTAGATTGCACTCATGTTGGGATGAGTGATTGCAAACGAATCGGTGTGAAGCTAAAG GATTTGGTTCCATGTGTTCCTATTTTGTTCAAGGATGAGCAGATTATACTCTGGAGAGGGAAGAAGAATTGA